The following coding sequences lie in one Paenibacillus durus ATCC 35681 genomic window:
- a CDS encoding ACT domain-containing protein, translating into MKGIITVLGKDKVGIIAKVCTYLAERNVNILDISQTIVQDYFNMMMIVDISQAAKSTEVLVEELQQIGEEIGVEIKLQHEDIFNIMHRI; encoded by the coding sequence TTGAAAGGAATCATTACTGTACTCGGAAAAGACAAGGTGGGCATTATTGCCAAGGTATGCACGTATCTGGCGGAGAGAAATGTGAACATTCTGGATATTTCCCAGACGATAGTCCAAGATTACTTCAACATGATGATGATTGTCGATATTTCGCAAGCGGCGAAATCCACCGAGGTTCTGGTAGAAGAGCTGCAGCAGATCGGCGAGGAGATTGGCGTGGAAATCAAGCTGCAGCATGAGGATATTTTCAATATTATGCACCGTATTTAA
- a CDS encoding PFL family protein codes for MISLVEVQETNKMIREMNLDVRTITMGISLMDCAHTDLKVFNQKIYDKITKSAEKLVKTGEDLEKQFGVPIVNKRISVTPISIAAGSLNTDSYVPVAEALDKAAKEVGVNFIGGFSALVQKGCTTGDRKLIESIPEALAVTERVCSSVNVGSSRSGINMDAVKLMGDIIRQTAERTADRDSIGCAKLVVFCNAVEDNPFMAGAFHGVGERECVINVGVSGPGVVKRALEEVKGKDFETLCETIKRTAFKVTRVGQLVAQEASKRLGVPFGIIDLSLAPTPLIGDSIAEIFQVMGLEEAGAPGTTAALAILNDNVKKGGVMASSYVGGLSGAFIPVSEDHGMIQAVQRGALTLEKLEAMTCVCSVGLDMIAIPGDTSKETISGIIADEAAIGMVNNKTTAVRIIPVIGKSVGEMVEFGGLLGYAPIMPVNSFNCAGFIDRGGRIPAPIHSFKN; via the coding sequence ATGATTTCATTGGTGGAAGTACAAGAAACGAATAAAATGATCCGCGAAATGAACCTGGACGTGCGGACCATTACCATGGGCATCAGCCTGATGGATTGCGCGCATACGGATTTGAAAGTGTTTAACCAGAAGATCTATGACAAGATCACCAAATCCGCAGAGAAGCTGGTAAAGACCGGTGAAGATCTGGAAAAACAGTTCGGCGTTCCTATTGTCAATAAACGGATTTCGGTTACGCCTATCTCCATTGCGGCGGGCTCTCTGAATACGGACAGCTATGTTCCGGTTGCGGAAGCTTTGGACAAGGCGGCCAAGGAAGTTGGCGTCAACTTCATCGGCGGATTCTCCGCGCTTGTGCAGAAGGGCTGCACGACGGGCGACCGCAAGCTGATCGAGAGCATTCCCGAAGCGCTCGCCGTAACGGAAAGAGTATGCTCCTCCGTCAATGTCGGCTCGTCGCGCAGCGGCATCAACATGGACGCTGTCAAGCTGATGGGTGATATTATCCGTCAGACCGCAGAGCGTACGGCGGACCGCGACTCTATCGGCTGCGCGAAGCTGGTTGTATTCTGCAACGCCGTTGAGGACAACCCTTTCATGGCCGGCGCTTTCCACGGTGTAGGCGAACGGGAATGTGTCATTAACGTAGGCGTCAGCGGCCCCGGAGTTGTCAAACGGGCCTTGGAGGAAGTGAAAGGAAAGGATTTCGAGACGTTGTGCGAGACAATCAAGCGGACCGCTTTCAAGGTGACCCGTGTCGGTCAGCTCGTAGCCCAGGAAGCATCGAAGCGTCTCGGCGTGCCATTCGGCATTATCGACCTGTCGCTGGCGCCGACGCCGCTGATCGGGGATTCCATCGCGGAAATCTTCCAGGTAATGGGCCTTGAAGAGGCGGGAGCGCCCGGAACGACGGCGGCCCTCGCCATCCTCAACGACAATGTTAAGAAAGGCGGCGTCATGGCTTCCTCCTATGTTGGCGGACTTAGCGGCGCATTCATTCCCGTCAGCGAAGACCATGGCATGATTCAAGCCGTTCAGCGCGGAGCGCTGACGCTGGAGAAGCTTGAAGCGATGACCTGCGTCTGCTCGGTGGGACTTGATATGATCGCCATTCCGGGCGACACGTCCAAGGAGACAATCTCCGGCATCATCGCCGACGAAGCCGCGATCGGCATGGTCAACAACAAGACAACAGCCGTTCGTATCATCCCCGTGATTGGCAAGAGTGTCGGCGAAATGGTCGAATTCGGCGGTCTGCTCGGCTATGCTCCGATCATGCCTGTCAACTCCTTTAACTGCGCGGGCTTTATCGACCGGGGCGGCCGGATTCCCGCCCCGATCCACAGCTTCAAGAACTAA
- a CDS encoding NifB/NifX family molybdenum-iron cluster-binding protein: MANESRHPCYDEMAHHYFARMHVAVAPKCNIDSVGLIGDDLGVKTENTQAREYDLAAREELLIRLDRTAEERKQREANAEEQVGRGSMRIAVATRGGGQVNVHFGHAREFLVYEVSGQEQKLLGVRRIQAYCNGKAECGESDKEAILDETVALLQDCSIVLCAAIGPGPAERLARAGLTTLARKGEIGKLLEQCAKYHRFFTSISCSPPGVYPSAAQQL, from the coding sequence TTGGCGAACGAATCACGGCATCCTTGTTACGACGAGATGGCGCATCATTATTTTGCCCGCATGCATGTGGCGGTAGCGCCGAAATGCAATATCGACTCGGTAGGGCTGATTGGCGATGATCTTGGCGTCAAGACCGAGAACACGCAGGCCCGGGAATACGACCTGGCAGCACGCGAGGAGCTGCTTATCCGGCTGGACCGGACGGCAGAGGAGCGCAAGCAGCGAGAAGCCAATGCGGAAGAGCAAGTAGGGCGCGGTAGTATGCGCATCGCCGTGGCGACGCGCGGCGGGGGCCAGGTGAATGTACATTTTGGACATGCACGCGAGTTTCTTGTCTACGAGGTGTCCGGGCAAGAGCAGAAGCTGCTGGGGGTTCGGCGGATTCAGGCTTATTGCAACGGCAAGGCCGAATGCGGGGAATCTGACAAGGAGGCGATTCTGGATGAGACGGTGGCGCTGCTGCAGGATTGCTCCATCGTTCTCTGCGCCGCGATCGGTCCCGGACCGGCCGAGCGGCTGGCCCGCGCCGGTCTGACAACGCTGGCGCGAAAGGGAGAGATCGGCAAGCTGCTGGAGCAGTGCGCCAAATATCACCGCTTCTTCACCTCCATCTCCTGCTCCCCGCCTGGAGTTTACCCGTCCGCTGCGCAGCAGCTGTGA
- a CDS encoding ABC transporter permease, whose product MATRSIPVLLLVCLRLSGIALLCILWEVLPRSGLVNPTFFPPLSAVLQEIAALLRDQHLLGHTIATLWRVVAGIVLAALVAVPAGAILGYWLPGLAVGLNPLFRILAQVNPFSLMTVFLLFFGIGEKAKLIIVAWVAFWPLLHHVIGGVQNIDADLLKAARSMGTSPSRLFLRIILPGAAPSILLGVRTSIILLLAILVAGEMLGGLAGLGWLLHWSSNYYSSPYATTPIFAVGLCISLIGVALSAVLRKLERDLFFWKPLESAWSAAPAPRTLRSRPNRIFAVTVLSAMLLLLVAGGASTSRLSKTNGSFSGEGDVPQPSASGHSGHMSHEHSSPAAGHSGHSGHTAPSASPVQSGHP is encoded by the coding sequence ATGGCAACCAGGAGTATCCCGGTTTTGCTGCTCGTCTGCTTGCGTTTATCCGGCATCGCCCTGCTCTGTATTCTGTGGGAGGTTTTGCCGAGAAGCGGGCTGGTGAATCCGACTTTCTTCCCGCCGTTGTCCGCGGTGCTGCAGGAGATTGCGGCTCTTCTGCGGGACCAGCATCTCCTGGGCCATACGATAGCCACACTGTGGCGGGTGGTTGCAGGCATTGTGCTGGCAGCACTGGTAGCCGTGCCGGCAGGTGCGATTCTCGGGTACTGGCTACCCGGTCTGGCTGTAGGACTGAACCCGCTGTTCCGCATTCTGGCCCAGGTCAATCCCTTTTCGCTCATGACGGTATTTCTGCTGTTCTTCGGGATCGGGGAAAAGGCGAAGCTGATCATCGTCGCCTGGGTGGCGTTCTGGCCTCTGCTTCACCATGTCATTGGCGGTGTGCAAAATATAGATGCGGACCTGCTGAAAGCGGCGCGCAGTATGGGAACCTCTCCCTCACGACTATTCCTGCGGATCATATTGCCGGGGGCAGCTCCCTCTATTTTGCTGGGGGTCCGTACATCGATTATATTACTGTTGGCTATTCTGGTGGCCGGAGAAATGCTGGGAGGCTTGGCCGGTCTCGGCTGGCTGCTTCATTGGTCCAGCAATTATTACTCGTCTCCGTATGCCACGACGCCAATCTTTGCCGTTGGGCTATGTATTTCCCTGATTGGCGTCGCTCTGAGCGCCGTATTGCGCAAGCTGGAACGCGATCTGTTCTTCTGGAAGCCTCTTGAATCCGCATGGAGTGCAGCGCCCGCCCCCCGGACGCTGCGAAGCAGGCCAAACCGTATTTTTGCGGTTACCGTATTGTCCGCTATGCTGCTGCTTCTCGTGGCTGGCGGCGCGTCAACAAGCCGGCTGAGCAAAACTAACGGCAGCTTCTCGGGAGAGGGTGATGTGCCTCAGCCCTCCGCCAGCGGGCACAGCGGGCACATGTCTCATGAGCATTCGTCGCCTGCCGCCGGACATTCCGGTCATTCAGGCCATACTGCGCCATCCGCTTCACCGGTACAGTCCGGACATCCTTGA
- a CDS encoding ABC transporter permease — MNVLTKLSKRYTAVIAFLVLWEASVRFEWVDPQFIPPLTQVLQFIGEQAVTGALAHHLLISLGRAAGGLAIALIAGVPLGIALAGWPYMVRIAIEPVLEWLSHINPFVVFHIIIVFMGAGEPTKVSIITWACIWPIMFSTLSGMIHADADIVKAARSFGLNRLRLTTKVLLPLAFPSILTGTRLAAGYALLFLIAAEMMGSTSGLGFMIYTAQANYQIVQMFAGVLIIAVLAIVLDGIMSAAGKWLGHPAIK; from the coding sequence GTGAATGTGTTAACCAAGCTTAGCAAGCGTTATACTGCCGTCATCGCCTTCCTCGTCCTGTGGGAAGCCAGTGTAAGGTTCGAATGGGTAGACCCCCAATTCATTCCTCCTCTCACTCAGGTGCTTCAGTTCATCGGCGAACAGGCGGTAACGGGAGCGCTGGCGCACCATTTGCTGATCAGCCTGGGGCGCGCCGCCGGAGGACTGGCCATCGCCCTGATTGCAGGTGTGCCGCTCGGAATAGCCCTGGCCGGCTGGCCCTACATGGTCCGTATAGCTATCGAACCGGTACTGGAGTGGCTCTCTCACATCAATCCGTTTGTTGTGTTTCACATCATCATCGTATTCATGGGAGCCGGAGAGCCCACGAAAGTCTCGATTATCACCTGGGCTTGCATTTGGCCGATTATGTTCAGCACATTGTCCGGGATGATCCATGCCGACGCAGACATTGTCAAAGCAGCGCGTTCATTTGGGCTAAACCGCCTTCGGCTAACGACGAAGGTCCTGCTTCCCTTGGCCTTCCCCTCCATCTTGACCGGGACACGTCTAGCTGCAGGCTATGCGCTGCTGTTTCTGATCGCGGCTGAAATGATGGGATCCACCTCCGGCCTGGGCTTCATGATTTATACGGCGCAAGCCAATTATCAGATTGTGCAGATGTTCGCCGGCGTTTTGATTATTGCGGTCCTGGCTATCGTGCTGGACGGAATCATGTCAGCGGCAGGCAAATGGCTGGGCCATCCCGCTATAAAATGA
- a CDS encoding ABC transporter substrate-binding protein — protein MAAGKKKWIIISVVAALAVGGIGVGSYLGQTKKGIGIQGAAGLSTLKNTGFDPAKSGKKVYTIKTDTKVNCSSTPWVIAEKKGFFAEEGINVEYTGELTQAQVLPSILNGTNDVSTAHVNNVATYIAGGAKIKGVAIGGVEPTPEVDEKYHHMKFYVSPKQGVSSLEELIKKKKGEKITINGTVPSCTTFIATNAFDHLGFKRDQIKFVTFESDTAALQANQQGNIDIVGVHPPFYKLAKDSGLIEIFDTADTGLGEAAGTTFYYFTEQFIKDNPEAIQGFVKAMKKAQAWIVNPAHEEEAIKLTGDYIGQPVNAVHYYYTGKGFQDKLIQPWIDDLVVSGALKKNQLQIDDLITTQFDPS, from the coding sequence ATGGCAGCTGGTAAAAAGAAATGGATTATTATATCCGTAGTCGCCGCTTTGGCGGTAGGAGGAATCGGCGTGGGCAGCTACTTGGGACAGACGAAGAAAGGAATCGGCATCCAAGGCGCCGCAGGGTTATCGACCTTAAAGAACACAGGGTTTGACCCGGCCAAATCCGGCAAAAAAGTGTACACCATCAAAACCGACACCAAGGTCAATTGCTCCTCCACACCATGGGTGATTGCCGAGAAAAAAGGCTTTTTCGCCGAGGAAGGGATCAATGTGGAATATACCGGCGAATTGACTCAAGCTCAAGTGCTTCCCTCCATCTTGAACGGAACGAATGATGTCTCCACCGCCCATGTTAACAATGTCGCCACTTATATCGCCGGCGGCGCCAAAATCAAGGGTGTTGCGATCGGCGGGGTCGAACCGACACCGGAGGTGGATGAAAAATACCATCACATGAAATTCTATGTCAGCCCCAAGCAGGGCGTTTCTTCCCTGGAAGAGCTAATCAAGAAGAAAAAAGGGGAGAAAATTACGATCAACGGCACCGTACCGAGCTGCACAACCTTCATCGCCACCAACGCATTCGACCATCTGGGCTTCAAACGTGATCAAATCAAATTTGTCACTTTCGAAAGCGACACGGCGGCCTTGCAGGCCAACCAGCAGGGCAATATTGACATCGTCGGCGTCCATCCACCCTTTTACAAGCTGGCAAAGGACTCCGGTCTGATCGAAATTTTCGACACGGCGGATACCGGACTCGGGGAAGCGGCAGGCACAACCTTCTACTACTTCACGGAACAATTTATCAAGGATAATCCCGAAGCAATCCAAGGCTTTGTCAAAGCGATGAAGAAAGCGCAGGCCTGGATCGTCAACCCGGCGCATGAGGAAGAAGCGATCAAGCTGACCGGCGACTATATCGGCCAACCGGTAAACGCCGTACACTACTACTACACTGGAAAAGGATTCCAGGACAAGCTGATCCAGCCTTGGATTGATGACCTTGTCGTATCCGGAGCCTTGAAGAAGAATCAGCTGCAGATCGACGACCTGATCACCACCCAGTTTGACCCTAGCTGA
- a CDS encoding ABC transporter permease: protein MKWIISVHRKLLSFYLFFLVLIVWELAPRLGLVSNVFVPPFSRIVETGIELGLTNIFLYVSISLKRVFVGFVLATVLALPLGFILAGAMPKLAAFLHPLTKFLSSIPPFILFPVFVIIIGIGEGGIYTVIFWSSFWPILFTTIAGIQNVDPLLIRSAKSMNAGKLVIFTKVILPGASPTLITGLRTGLTMSFFMLIGSESMGADSGMGWMIHNAQSMGFVERIYLGAIMVAGVGLALNYVLEYLESAVLHWRQAPDSSNKAAA, encoded by the coding sequence ATGAAATGGATCATTTCGGTTCATCGGAAATTGTTAAGCTTTTATCTTTTTTTCCTGGTGCTGATCGTTTGGGAGCTTGCGCCGAGGCTGGGACTCGTTAGCAACGTGTTTGTCCCGCCCTTCTCGCGGATCGTGGAGACCGGAATCGAACTGGGACTGACGAACATTTTTCTCTATGTTTCCATCAGCCTGAAAAGAGTGTTTGTCGGCTTTGTCCTGGCTACCGTTTTGGCCCTGCCGCTTGGCTTTATTCTGGCCGGAGCCATGCCGAAGCTGGCCGCATTCCTCCACCCTCTGACCAAATTTCTCTCCAGCATCCCGCCGTTTATTCTATTTCCGGTCTTCGTTATCATTATCGGAATCGGCGAGGGAGGCATCTATACGGTCATCTTCTGGTCGTCGTTCTGGCCGATATTGTTCACAACCATAGCCGGTATTCAGAATGTCGATCCGCTGCTGATCCGGTCGGCCAAATCCATGAATGCGGGCAAGCTGGTGATCTTCACAAAGGTGATCCTGCCCGGCGCTTCGCCGACATTGATCACCGGACTCCGTACCGGACTGACCATGAGCTTCTTCATGCTGATCGGTTCGGAGAGCATGGGCGCCGATTCCGGGATGGGCTGGATGATCCACAATGCCCAAAGCATGGGGTTTGTCGAGCGCATTTACCTTGGAGCCATTATGGTTGCAGGCGTCGGTCTGGCGCTCAATTATGTGCTTGAATACCTGGAGAGTGCAGTGCTGCATTGGCGGCAGGCTCCCGATTCAAGCAATAAAGCCGCAGCCTAG
- a CDS encoding ABC transporter permease: MNSTAVKLKKIGIGSIPILLFFIFWEGGARIIPKGVISPPSDAIVAIIRSAFSDVLLEQTLISLYRVLLGFLLSLIIGIPLGFLLGTFFSSAEKALLPFLRTCEKLNPFAIIPIFMIFFGIGTSEKVVVIFWSALWPVLFNTMAGAKDIDYNLLRAARSMGATRRELFAKVVLPYTAPNIFIGIEFAAQLSFFMIIASEVIGASTGLGWYYINSTARYDLPLMYGIVLFITVLGIIINLLFARLKKRFLVWKEASQLH, from the coding sequence ATGAATTCCACCGCAGTCAAGCTTAAAAAAATCGGCATCGGCAGCATCCCGATCCTGTTGTTCTTCATCTTCTGGGAGGGTGGCGCCCGAATCATTCCGAAGGGCGTCATCTCGCCTCCCAGCGATGCGATCGTCGCCATCATCCGCTCGGCATTCTCTGACGTGCTTCTGGAGCAGACGCTGATCAGCCTGTACCGAGTGCTGCTCGGGTTCTTGCTCTCGCTGATTATCGGTATTCCGCTCGGATTTTTGCTCGGTACCTTTTTTAGCTCGGCGGAAAAAGCGTTGCTGCCTTTCTTGCGCACCTGCGAGAAGCTGAACCCTTTCGCGATCATTCCGATTTTCATGATTTTCTTCGGAATCGGAACTTCGGAAAAGGTGGTCGTCATCTTCTGGTCGGCGCTCTGGCCCGTACTGTTTAATACGATGGCCGGAGCCAAGGATATCGATTACAACCTGCTGCGGGCGGCACGGTCCATGGGAGCTACGCGCAGAGAGCTGTTTGCCAAGGTCGTCCTGCCGTACACCGCACCCAATATTTTTATCGGTATTGAATTTGCCGCCCAGCTATCGTTCTTCATGATTATCGCATCTGAAGTAATCGGTGCCAGCACGGGACTCGGATGGTATTACATCAACTCTACCGCCCGCTATGATCTGCCGCTCATGTATGGTATCGTCCTATTCATCACCGTGCTGGGGATTATCATCAACCTGTTGTTCGCCAGACTGAAAAAGCGCTTTCTGGTATGGAAAGAAGCGTCACAGCTTCACTAA
- a CDS encoding ABC transporter ATP-binding protein, whose product MSEALLEVSHLKKYFPVNQGLFGRSVGQVKAVDDISFTLQPGETFGLVGESGSGKSTVGRTILSLTGKTAGEVKFKGIDLHSLGLAELRRLRPKMQLIFQDPYSALNPRVRVGDAIGEALLDHGLATKAEARERVLETLEACGLSAYHIDRFPHEFSGGQRQRIGIARALILNPDLIIADEPVSALDVSIQAQIINLFSKLQRSKGLAYLFISHDLSVVEHLCSSIGVMYLGSMVETAARDELFAHPLHPYTKALLSAVPVPIPKLKRERIVLKGDIPSPANPPSGCKFHTRCPFAVERCKAEIPLFRDTGAGHYVACHLV is encoded by the coding sequence ATGTCTGAAGCGCTGCTGGAAGTAAGCCATCTGAAAAAATATTTTCCGGTGAACCAAGGTCTGTTTGGCCGTTCGGTGGGGCAGGTAAAAGCCGTGGATGATATCAGCTTTACGCTTCAACCCGGAGAAACCTTCGGTCTTGTGGGCGAATCGGGGAGCGGCAAAAGCACCGTCGGCCGGACGATTCTGAGCCTTACGGGCAAAACGGCCGGCGAAGTGAAGTTCAAGGGGATCGATCTGCACAGCCTTGGCCTTGCGGAGCTGCGCCGGCTGCGGCCCAAGATGCAGTTGATATTTCAGGACCCGTACAGCGCGCTGAATCCCCGGGTCCGGGTCGGCGACGCCATCGGCGAAGCGCTGCTGGACCACGGCCTGGCGACAAAGGCGGAGGCGCGCGAACGGGTGCTGGAGACGCTGGAAGCCTGCGGCCTCTCCGCTTATCATATCGACCGCTTTCCGCATGAATTCTCCGGCGGACAGCGGCAGCGGATCGGCATTGCCCGCGCCTTGATCCTGAATCCCGATCTGATTATCGCCGACGAGCCGGTTTCCGCGCTTGATGTCTCCATTCAGGCCCAGATCATCAATCTGTTCAGCAAGCTGCAGCGCAGCAAAGGCCTCGCCTACCTGTTCATCTCCCATGACCTCAGTGTGGTGGAGCATTTGTGCTCCAGCATCGGCGTGATGTATTTGGGCTCGATGGTGGAAACCGCTGCGCGGGACGAGCTGTTTGCGCATCCGCTGCATCCCTACACCAAGGCGCTGCTCTCGGCTGTGCCGGTGCCGATCCCGAAGCTGAAGCGGGAGCGGATCGTGCTGAAAGGCGATATTCCGAGCCCGGCCAATCCGCCCTCCGGCTGTAAATTTCATACCCGCTGCCCGTTTGCCGTGGAGCGCTGTAAGGCGGAAATTCCGCTCTTCCGCGACACCGGTGCGGGACATTATGTGGCTTGCCATTTGGTTTGA
- a CDS encoding ABC transporter ATP-binding protein, whose protein sequence is MKPLLDIKNLRTEFHTEEGTVKAVDGVSIRVREGETVCIVGESGCGKSVTAMSVMGLVEEPGGKVAGGSIDFLGEDLLQLSKHALRSIRGNEIAMIFQEPMSSLNPVLKIGEQIVEPLTLHLKLKKKEAAARAIELIRQVGISRPEQIFNSYPHELSGGMLQRIMIAIAISCGPKLLIADEPTTALDVTIQAQILDMLREFKDKSGMSLLLITHDLGVVAEMADYVIVMYSGKVVEEGEVMELFMNPKHPYTQGLLKSKPVMGQRTEELYSIPGQVPNPLGLTDSCYFHDRCAHCMPVCASREPLLKTVDSGQKAACWLYEEAEVHV, encoded by the coding sequence ATGAAGCCTTTGCTAGATATCAAGAATCTCCGTACCGAGTTCCATACGGAAGAAGGGACGGTCAAAGCCGTTGACGGGGTAAGCATCCGGGTGCGCGAAGGCGAGACCGTTTGTATCGTCGGGGAATCCGGCTGCGGCAAAAGCGTAACCGCGATGTCCGTTATGGGACTGGTGGAGGAGCCCGGCGGAAAGGTTGCAGGCGGCAGCATCGATTTTCTGGGCGAAGATTTGCTGCAGCTTAGTAAACATGCCCTACGGAGCATTCGCGGAAATGAAATCGCCATGATCTTTCAAGAGCCAATGTCTTCGCTGAACCCGGTGCTGAAGATCGGCGAGCAGATCGTAGAGCCGCTGACCCTCCATCTGAAATTGAAAAAGAAGGAAGCCGCGGCCCGGGCGATCGAACTGATCCGGCAGGTGGGCATTTCCCGGCCGGAGCAGATTTTTAACAGCTATCCCCACGAACTCAGCGGAGGTATGCTGCAGCGCATCATGATCGCCATCGCGATCTCCTGCGGACCGAAGCTGCTCATTGCCGATGAGCCGACGACGGCGCTTGATGTGACCATCCAGGCGCAAATTCTCGACATGCTGCGCGAGTTCAAGGACAAGTCCGGAATGTCGCTGCTGCTGATCACACATGATCTCGGCGTCGTGGCCGAAATGGCCGATTATGTGATTGTCATGTATTCCGGGAAGGTCGTCGAAGAGGGAGAGGTGATGGAGCTGTTCATGAATCCCAAGCATCCGTATACCCAGGGACTGCTGAAGTCCAAGCCGGTCATGGGCCAGCGGACCGAAGAATTGTATTCCATTCCCGGGCAGGTGCCGAATCCGCTGGGCCTGACGGATTCCTGTTACTTCCATGACCGCTGCGCGCACTGCATGCCGGTCTGCGCCAGCCGTGAGCCGCTTCTGAAGACGGTGGACAGCGGGCAAAAGGCGGCTTGCTGGCTGTATGAGGAGGCGGAAGTCCATGTCTGA
- the opp4C gene encoding oligopeptide ABC transporter permease: MTANSRLTEVTRPRVRERKSSLLGQSLRRLLHNKLAVAGFAVVVFMFVLCFIGPMFSPYTDNKIHMTLMNKAPSLKHWLGTDGLGRDILTRVMQAGRISLTVGLASMLLSVVLGALLGAVSGYYRGIADQLIMRLADLLMTVPSLPLLFIFGALLSEWKVPTDYRMYLVMLMLSAVNWPGMARMVRGQMLSLREREFMQAAEVLGLRDRRKLAGHLLPNIVPLLIVMATLNIGGSILSESVLSFFGLGVMPPTPTWGNMIDAANNMIDFQSHPWLWIPPGVSIFATVIAINIFGDGLRDVLDPKQKR, translated from the coding sequence GTGACAGCCAACAGCCGTTTGACGGAAGTCACACGTCCGCGCGTTCGGGAGCGTAAATCTTCTCTGCTTGGGCAGTCCTTGCGCAGATTGCTGCATAACAAGCTGGCGGTGGCGGGTTTTGCCGTAGTCGTCTTTATGTTTGTACTCTGCTTTATCGGACCGATGTTCTCGCCGTATACGGACAACAAAATCCATATGACTCTGATGAACAAAGCGCCGAGTCTCAAGCATTGGCTGGGTACGGATGGGCTCGGCCGCGATATTCTGACACGCGTGATGCAAGCCGGGCGCATCTCGCTGACCGTCGGGCTGGCTTCCATGCTGCTGTCCGTTGTTCTCGGGGCATTGCTCGGGGCGGTCTCGGGCTATTACCGAGGGATTGCGGACCAGCTCATTATGCGGCTCGCCGATCTCTTGATGACGGTACCGAGTCTTCCGCTCCTGTTCATTTTTGGCGCCCTGCTGTCGGAGTGGAAGGTGCCGACGGATTACCGGATGTACCTCGTCATGCTGATGCTGAGCGCGGTGAACTGGCCGGGTATGGCGCGGATGGTACGCGGACAGATGCTCAGCCTGCGGGAGCGCGAATTCATGCAGGCAGCGGAGGTGCTGGGACTTCGCGACCGCCGGAAACTGGCAGGCCATCTGCTGCCGAACATTGTTCCGCTCCTGATCGTCATGGCGACGCTCAATATCGGTGGGTCGATCCTCAGCGAGTCGGTGCTCAGCTTTTTCGGTCTGGGCGTCATGCCGCCTACGCCGACCTGGGGGAATATGATCGACGCGGCGAACAATATGATTGATTTCCAGAGCCATCCGTGGTTGTGGATCCCGCCGGGAGTGTCGATTTTTGCCACGGTCATTGCCATCAATATATTCGGCGACGGCCTGCGGGACGTGCTCGATCCTAAACAGAAGAGGTAG
- a CDS encoding ABC transporter permease, giving the protein MSTYLTKRLLYMILILFTASLLIFILYANTPGDFITGNIKLTAERKAELREIYGLNKPVLERYGIWLGNALHGDLGYSLAQQKPVLQLFNDYIWNSFLLAAVSTFLTWLIAVIIGVVSAYRQYSWFDTLVMVAIFAAMSLPSFFIGLFLIKILAVDLKWLPPGGMITTGSNATGIVYFKEVLRHMTLPVIVMTLLGLGSLTRYFRSNMIDVLRQDYIRTARAKGLNERRVLFKHALKNALLPAITLVGFELPSLFGGSIIIEQIFNWPGVGQLYMKSFGLRDYPLLMGFTMLLAILTVIGTLLSDLLYRVADPRVRL; this is encoded by the coding sequence ATGAGTACGTATCTGACCAAAAGACTGCTGTATATGATCCTTATCCTGTTCACCGCTTCGCTGCTGATCTTCATTCTCTACGCCAACACGCCCGGCGATTTCATCACCGGCAACATCAAGCTGACGGCGGAGCGCAAGGCGGAGCTGCGCGAGATATACGGCCTCAACAAGCCGGTGCTCGAACGTTACGGCATTTGGCTCGGGAATGCGCTGCACGGGGATTTGGGCTATTCGCTGGCCCAGCAGAAGCCGGTGCTGCAGCTGTTTAACGATTATATCTGGAATTCTTTTTTGCTGGCCGCCGTCTCCACTTTCCTGACCTGGCTGATCGCCGTGATCATCGGCGTGGTGTCCGCCTACCGGCAGTATTCCTGGTTTGATACGCTGGTGATGGTCGCCATTTTCGCCGCGATGTCACTGCCGTCCTTTTTTATCGGCCTGTTTCTGATCAAGATTCTGGCCGTCGACTTGAAGTGGCTGCCGCCAGGCGGGATGATTACGACCGGCAGCAATGCAACCGGCATCGTCTATTTCAAGGAAGTGCTGAGACATATGACCCTGCCCGTTATCGTGATGACTCTCCTGGGGCTGGGCTCGTTAACCCGTTATTTCCGCAGCAATATGATCGACGTTCTGAGACAGGATTATATCCGGACAGCCCGGGCCAAGGGACTGAATGAGCGGAGGGTGCTGTTCAAGCACGCTTTGAAGAACGCACTCCTGCCCGCCATCACACTGGTCGGCTTTGAGCTGCCTTCCCTGTTCGGTGGGTCGATCATCATCGAGCAAATATTCAACTGGCCCGGCGTCGGCCAGCTCTACATGAAGTCCTTCGGGCTTCGGGATTACCCGCTGCTGATGGGCTTTACTATGCTGCTTGCCATTTTGACCGTGATCGGAACGTTGCTCTCGGACCTGCTCTACCGGGTAGCCGATCCGCGGGTCCGGTTGTAG